Genomic window ([Empedobacter] haloabium):
GCCGACAACAAGGGCACGTGGTTGAAGCTGGTCCAGCTGCCCGAGCGCATCCGTGGCTTCGGTCACGTCAAGGCGCGCAATGCGCAGGCGGCGGCGGAAGAGGCGCAGCGGTTGCGGTTCCAGTTGCGGCAGGGGGCTGCGGCGCGGGCGGCCTAGTTGGCGGCTGAGCCGCTGGGGTCTGTCCCCGGTAAGCGTTCGCCGTGACCACGGCCTGCGGCGGTGCGAGGGGACTGACCCCGAAGTTGTAGCGTCGCGACGGCGCTGCCGAACTTCAGGGTCAGTCCCCAAGGGGACAGACCCTTGGCCCCCGTCGGCTCAATGCATCATCAACACCGGCAACGTCATCCGCCGCAATACCGTCTCCGTCACCCCGCCCAGCAGCAGCTCGCGCAGCCGCGCGTGGCCGTAGCCGCCCATCACCAGGAAGCCGGCGCCCACGTCCGCCGCCGTCGACAGCAGTTCTTCCCCGACATCGTGCCCGATCGACAGCGGCGCCACCGTGACGGCGATGCCGTGCCGGCTCAGGTACAACGCCAGGTCGGCACCCGGCTGCTCGCCATGGTCGGCGCCATGGCCGGCATTGAATACCGCGACCGTGACCGACGCCGCCCGCCGCAGCAGCGGCAGCGCGGCGGCCACGGCACGGGTGGCTTCGATGCCGCCGTCCCAGGCCACCAGGGCGTGGCGGCCGAAGTCGTCGAAGCGGCCGGCATAGGGCACCACCAGCACGGGACGGGCCGCGTGCAGCATCACATAGGCGGGCAGCGACGTCACCGCGGCCAGCGGTGCATCGGGATCGGTCTGGCTCAGCACCGCCAGGTCGCAGTAGCGCGCCTGCAGGGCCAGGCCACCCGCCGTGTCGTCGCTGCACAGCTGCCGTTCCACCGACGGCACGCCGGCGCGTCGGGCCACCGTGTCGAAGGCATCGAGCGCCCGGCGCGCGTCGTCGCGCAACGCCTCGAGCTGTTCGGCGATGGCGCCGCCGCTGATGCCGGCCGCGCCGGGCTGCAGGAAGCGCGAAATGCCGGTCGTGGCCGCGCCGATCAGGTGCGCTCCCATGTCCAGCGCGATGGCACAGGCCAGCTCGACGCGGTGGGTGGCCGCAGGGGCCAGGTCGGCATGGACGAGAATGGTTCGGTAGGTCATGGCGGATCCCCCCGCTGGCGGCGCCGATTGCGCCAGATCGCAGTGTGAACGCGTCTATGCGCAGCTTCCTTGACGTAAATCAAACAATAAAAAATTATAAATTCTCTGGCGATGTTCCGACCGGCGGGCGGCGTCCAGTCCTACTTTGTCGT
Coding sequences:
- a CDS encoding universal stress protein, translated to MTYRTILVHADLAPAATHRVELACAIALDMGAHLIGAATTGISRFLQPGAAGISGGAIAEQLEALRDDARRALDAFDTVARRAGVPSVERQLCSDDTAGGLALQARYCDLAVLSQTDPDAPLAAVTSLPAYVMLHAARPVLVVPYAGRFDDFGRHALVAWDGGIEATRAVAAALPLLRRAASVTVAVFNAGHGADHGEQPGADLALYLSRHGIAVTVAPLSIGHDVGEELLSTAADVGAGFLVMGGYGHARLRELLLGGVTETVLRRMTLPVLMMH